GGCGGGACCGCACTGACTCGGGTGCCCGTTCAGTTCTGGGCAAACGATCCTGCAGACGGTACCTTTGGCCCCTCGCTGCAGTCGCTGGTAGTCACCGGCCTCCCTGGCGACGGCGGCTGGATCATTACAGTGGACCTATCCGGCTCAGGCTTCGAGTTCTCTGCCCCGGCGGACATTTGGATGGGCATCGACTTCTTTGCGTCGGATAGCCCCGGTCAGGCCGGCTGGTCCATCTACAATCCTCCCACCGTCGGCTCCAGCCATGACGTGTTCCTCGATGTCGACACGCTGGGTCTGTATTGGTTCGGTGGGAACCCGGTGGCCAACTTCGGGGCCGCGATTTATATGGTTCCGGAGCCAGGCACGCTTGCCGCACTCGGGGTGGGTCTCGTTGGCTTGCTCGGCCTTCGCCGACGCAAGTAGTTTCACGCTGCGTACAAGCATCAACGGCGTGGGGATGGCACTCGAGCGTCCCCACGCTCGTTTTCTTGGGAAGAGGCCATCGGGACTGTCTTATTGACGGGTCGCGATTCGGCGAAGCCCGTGTTACACTGAAGCGAGCGATCACTCGCCGTTACCGAAACGAGGGACCACCGCCTTGAAACGAATACTCGCTCTGTTGCTCTCGGCACTTGCCGTTGGCGTCCAAGCGCAAGTCGTCGGCACCTTCGACAACACGAGGCTGCTGACTGAGGACATGAACCTGGCATCGGGAGACTGGCTTTCCGGGATGCGCGAGTGCTTCCTCAGCCGAGGGGCCCCCATCACGACGACCGGGACACTCACAGCTTCGTACCTGTCGGGTGTAACCGTCTTCTTCACCAGTGAGTTTATCAACCAGGTTCCCTCTGACGACGAAGTGGCGGCGGTTGTCGCGTGGGTGCAAGCAGGCGGTACCCTCGTGGTAACCGGGGAGTGCGGGTGACACGGTAGCACCATCGGCTACAATCGTCTGGTCAACCCCTTCAAGGTGTACTTAGGACCGACGACGTTGCCGGGGACGGGTCAGGTCTTGACCCGACATCTGATAACCGCAGGGCTGACGACCGTCGAGGTGGGCCAGAACGCGCAGCTCGCCGTCCAAGGCCCTCACATCGCTCTGATCAACGATCCCAACGACAAGCTCCTCGCGGCTCTGGTCGAAAACACGCCAGAGACCGGCCTTGGTC
This Fimbriimonadia bacterium DNA region includes the following protein-coding sequences:
- a CDS encoding PEP-CTERM sorting domain-containing protein, with the translated sequence MRISLTLVAIAACVMSFADVFQIPDGVQFQQMTIHLGSGVSAAYGPVTAYDNTTTSTGFYYTGGSAQRWPADDLHMTQSGLVNGFTFIYYDPAGGTALTRVPVQFWANDPADGTFGPSLQSLVVTGLPGDGGWIITVDLSGSGFEFSAPADIWMGIDFFASDSPGQAGWSIYNPPTVGSSHDVFLDVDTLGLYWFGGNPVANFGAAIYMVPEPGTLAALGVGLVGLLGLRRRK